The Arachis ipaensis cultivar K30076 chromosome B07, Araip1.1, whole genome shotgun sequence genomic interval aggatcaaggatatcttcattatCTTCTTTAGGACGaaattgatcctttttcacatccaaagatctttcgatcattggagtacttaatggatgtgacttatccatataaaatctcttcaagatcttttctgtgtatgttgtttgatgaataaagatcccattttgtATATGCTcaatctgcaggccgagacaaaatttagtccttccaagatctttcatctcaaactcttcttttagagtttttataattgttggaatctcttcaggagttccaatgatatttaaatcatcaacgtacacagcaattataatgaatccatatgcagttttctttatgaaaacacatgggcagatatcatcattcttaaatccgtttttggccagatacttagTAAGACGATTGTACCACATTCGTCcggattgctttagaccatataaagatctttgcaatttgactgagtataacccttgcgaatattcattggatggtttagatatctttagtccttcagagactttcatatagatatcccgatctaatgagccgtataaataggctgttaccacatccattaaatgcatatgcagtttatgagatgcaaataaactgaccaaataacgcaatgttatcgcatccactacaggggaatacgtttcttcataatctatacctgGCCTCTGAGAAAAACCTTGTgctacaagtcgagctttgtagcgtacaacttcatttttctcatttcgttttctcacaaatacccatcggtatccaacaggttttacatcttctggtgtaaggactacaggtccaaagacttcacgttttacaagtgagtctaattcagccttcgtggcttctttccattttggccaatcattcctttgtcgacatttttcgactgatcttggatcaagatccttattttcatgcatgatattcaatgccacattatatgcaaatatttcattgacaattgtcttattttggtcccatttctctcctgtaaagacataatttattgagatctcatcattttcacaattttcaggtacctgaacgtcttctggcgttaacactatatcagaattttggacaactgcaggtgtctttactatgtctttttcaacaggaattgtatttacctcttttctctttcgaggatttttatctttggaaccgacaggcctgccacgcttctggcgtgtatttgcttcagtgaCTACTTGTCCTACTGGAACATTAATTCGAATTAGGGCATTTTTCgttggtatataagatttggtcaggttaattatttaaaattttaaatataatgaaATTAAACCGAAACCGAACCGGCGTACACGCTAGACAAAGAAACACAATGGATAAGAGATCCGAAATTTCTAGATCAAACGAAGACAaaaatattattgttttctcttttcttttaactccaaaaaatatatatgtaaagTGACAAGAAATAAAAGTTGCAAAATAATTGAAAAACACAAGTCTGTTTTATTTGGTTTTTCCTAGTTTCTGCTTGATTCGGGACTCTACGAGAGCAATGAAGAAGCTGCCACCAGGAGAGAGGTTCTTCAGCGCCTTGATCAGGTTATCAACTCCTTCGATCTAATTGTAGATTACTGTTTATTGAGGTGTTTCTTCAATGAGGGGTTGTGGAATTTGTGTTTTGTGTTTTATGTTGTTGCATGTCGATGAATGATGAACATGTTTTTGAACCTTGATAGATTGTTTTCTGATGCCCTTTCTGGCTATGATTGGGGTACTGTTTCAACTTTGTAAAGTtcaaagttttttatttttgttgtgtgACAAAGTTGACCTGTGATGTAGACTGTTAAAAGCTGGGTGAAGCAGTTGACGCGTCAACGAGGCTATACGGATCAGATGGTTGAGGATGCCAATGCCGTTATTTTCACTTTCGGTTCTTATCGACTAGGGGTGAGTATGAGGTGTAACTTTCTCCTGATTGATTCTTAGTGTAGTGGTTGCTTTTGGCAAagaattgaatcgaagggacaaTTTTTTAACTATTCTTCTATTAGTGTATAATGTAGTTTATCTAAAAAGGATTTTTGGTGTATGATGTGCTTTAATTCAAGGTGTGCATGGTTGTCTTTATTTGATACATCATATGAATTGGCAATAACATGATTTGACAAGAATTGAAGAAGTTTTAGATCAGTATATTGGATGATGACTTTATGGGAAGGGTTATATATACCAATATAAGGCTTGTTAATCATATTACAGAAGGGTATTTAATGTTGTTGGGAATACGTCTGAGTATAATTTATCCTGGGCTCTCTTTCTTCTTGAGCTTatcacttaactacttttatAAATATATCTATAGCCACCTCTCCAGAAATAGACATGTCATGTTTTATGGTTTATGCCGATGTCTAAAAATTCTTGAGTTCCCAGGTTCAGGTAGTGCTGGAGTCCTAATATTGTTGGTTTGTTTGTACCAATAGTCATGCTTCACTCATTGTCAGGAAAATGACTGACGGATGATGACCTCaattgaatttcatttttaaTGTTATGGTGGAATGTCTTAATCATTGTGCATGAATGTTAACAGTTTCTTCTCCACACTTTCCCAGTTCTTTTGGTTAATTTGTTCTCGTAGCAAAAAACTACTTTTCTTTTTCCCCAAATTAAGTAGCACAACTAGCAATGTAGTCAAAATATTGTTGGATAGTACATTGTTGTCGTCTTCAAGTCACTGTTCCATGTAAAATTGGATATATAGCAAAAATTGAATTGTTTGCAGGTACATGGACCAGGAGCTGACATAGACACTTTGTGTGTTGGCCCTTCTTATGTGAATCGGGAGGTGATGACATGAAGTTGGTTGTGTTTTTCTTAATTTACTGAAATCCATGGAATTATGGGATATCTTAGCCAATATTTCACTTGTTTGCAGGAAGACTTCTTTATCATTCTGCATAACATCTTGGCTGAAATGGAAGAAGTTACTGAACTTCAACCAGTTCCAGATGCTCATGTCCCCGTAATGAAATTCAAGTTCCAGGGAATATCTATAGATTTGCTTTATGCAAGTATATCTCTTTTGGTTGTGCCTGAAGTAAGTTTGGTAACCTTATTTAACAGGGCTTTATATTGACTGCATTTTTGTGGgcaacaattttattaaaatcaCTTGTCTTATTGTTAAGAATCTGAGGGCTTCCCTAAGATAAGTACCAGCATCATTTATTAAGTCGAGCTCAGTGATACTTTGGAAAATTGATGCAATGATTCTTCTCGTGTTCTTGTGTGTTTCTAAGAGAAACATGATCCTTTGGTTATTCTTCCCCTTCAGAGTTTTTCATCTCCTCTGTTAGAATCTATTTTTCCTTTCAAGCTGGCTCACATTTGATATCGTTTTCAAACTCATTTATGTACAGGACCTGGACATCTCACATGGCTCAGTGCTGTATGATGTTGATGAACCTACTGTTCGAAGTCTTAATGGCTGCCGGGTGGCAGATCAAATTCTTAAACTTGTTCCAAATGTTGAGGTTAATATACATGTTTTTTGGTTTGCTAATTGATATTTTAGTAGATTTAATTCTCTTTCATCTTATTAATTTGATAGTCTGTTAACCCTTGACAATGATAGCACTTCCGAACCACACTGAGATGTTTAAAGTTTTGGGCTAAAAGGCGTGGTGTTTATTCAAATGTAAGAGAGCTACACTGAAAATCTTTGTAGTTCGCTATTTACTATCATTAATGGCAATAGAATCCACGTTTTTCTTTATTATATGCTCTATTCAGGTTACGGGATTCCTTGGAGGCGTGAATTGGGCTCTATTAGTTGCTCGAATTTGCCAGCTTTACCCTAATGCAATCCCTAGTATGCTGGTTTCTCGATTCTTTAGGGTATATACACAATGGAGGTGGCCAAATCCTGTCATGCTGTGCACAATAGAGGAGAATGAACTGGGTTTCCCAGTTTGGGATCCTCGTAGAAACCCGCGGGACAGATATCACATTATGCCAATTATTACTCCTGCATACCCTTGCATGAATTCCAGCTACAATGTCTCCGCAAGCACTCTTCGTGTTATGAAGGAACAGTTTCGCTATGGCAACAAGATTTGTGATGTAAGAGGTGTTATCccatttagttttcttttttattaaaagaatTTGTGACTTTTTTTAATAAATGGCTTTAATTGTAGGAAATTGAGCTCAATAAAGCCCAATGGAGTGCACTTTTTCAGCCATATTTCTTTTTCGAAGCCTACAAAAACTATTTACAAGTGGACATCCTTGCAGCAGACAATGATGACTTGTTAGCATGGAAAGGTTGGGTAGAATCTCGATTGAGGCAGCTCACCCTGAAGGTACACCACTGTTACTATCTTATACAAATTTCATCTGGTGGGTTTAGTCCCCCTCTCTTTTCCCAaccaaagaaaaatgaaaaagaaaagaaaaaaatgtatgcTTGCACCTGTTGTAGTTTGTGGAGGATGGATGTATTTAGGATTTTAAATGTGACCAAAGGCAATAATAGCCTTTTTTTTGTGCCAAGGTTCAGTCTCTTAGTCCATATCTCTTTTTGAATTTGACATACCTACCAAAAGGGGAAAGGGGAATATCTTATCTAGGGATATTATGACAAATTCTATTAATTTTATTGGTTATACATTAATGCATGCTGTCTATTTCTAAGCAGATAGAGCGGGATACAAATGGGATGTTGCAGTGTCATCCTTACCCACATGAGTATGCAGACACATCCAGACATTGTGctcattctgcatttttcatgggCTTGCAAAGAAAAGAGGGAGAAAAAGGTCAAGAGGGACAACAATTTGATATACGTGGAACGGTTGATGAATTCAGGCAAGAAATAAATATGTATATGTACTGGAAGCCAGGGATGGAAATTTTTGTTTCCCATGTACGTCGAAAGCAGCTCCCTTTATTTGTATTTCCAGATGGTTACAAACGCAATCGGATGTCAAGGCACATAAGCCATTCAGCTGAAAAAATGGGTGAGGATGCCGCAAAGTCCAACCTAGGGTCTTCTGAAAGAAGTGTCAAGAGGAAAAATGACCATGAAATGTTGGATGAGAAGCTAGGCAAACCAGAGAAGAGGGCCTCTATCAGCCCGCAGAGGCTAGTGTGTGTCTCTCCAGAAAGTTGTTCATCTCAAATGAGTATTGATGGTACCAAAGGGGTTAGGTTAGCCAAGAATGCTGGCACCAAATGCGAAATTAAGTCATCTAATGGACTCCTAGAAAATGGAATAAGTACTGAAGGAGCTTACATGCATATTAGTGAAACAGGTGGTGTTCATCCCAAAAATGATAGTCAGAACTCAAGGTGTTCAGAAGTTCAGAATGAGGTAAGCTTGCTGAATCACTGGAGCAAACCGTCCTGGGAATGTTGTTTGGTTCGTTGCAAGTTCCTTAATAGAAGTTGGTAATCTATTTCAGAATGGAGTCAATAGGAACAAAGCTGGGGAAATGGATCTGGATTGCTTGGAAAGTGCAGAAACTGCATCTTGCAAAAGCTTGTCAAACTGTAAAGAGAGTGCTGTTGATATGGATCAACGACTAGACAATACTCATAATTTCCAAAGAACTGAATATTCAGATTATGTACCAACTGCGAGCTCCCAGGCCCTCAATTGCGAGGTGAGTTTCTTCACTTGAGGACTTTTGGCTTAGAACTGTTGTTGGATGGCAGTGAAAAAAACTGGGAAGTCTGGGAGGTAGTGAGAGTCGGGAATCTTTGCAGGGTGATGATGATTGTGTGGCACATCCAGATCAGTTCTGAGAAGTGGGTGTTTTCATGGAAATAGAGTATTTCAAAATATCATGACCAAATTGAAGGTTTTGAATTGTCTGATATCTCTGTTTTCTCCATAATAAAGATCATCTAATTTAGAACACTTCTCAATTCTTTGCTTAAATAGTAGGAAATTGAACTTTATCTTACCTGGCCTTTCTGAAGAATTGTTAACTTTTTTGGGGGGATTGGCAACTTAGTATTAACACTTAACAATTATGGCAGTCAGAGTGTTCTGTTCCTGTTCTCTTCATGTTTTGATAAACTGTTTTGCATTTCCCACTTTTCATTTTTACATTGTATGTTTTCGCTGTTTGTTTCAAGATAATTTGAACGATCGATTTCCATGGCCATTGAATTTCTTAGTCAATTTTCTGACTGGTGAATATGTGGTCGCAGGTCCTGCACCACTATACGTGCTATGTTTCCAGTAACTGCTTAAGAACCTGACTTGTTTTGTGTATAGAGACTCCCAGAGACCGgactttaccttttttttttcctgtTGAAATTATAGTTTTACAGCCAAGTTTAATGCTTTATTGGATTACTAATCATTAATACTCTCTATTCTCTATATTGTGTATAGCGAGATGTCAGACTTGGAAGTGTTGTATAAATTCAAGAAGGGGTTAGGTCAGAATCTTTGCAGAAGCTAGTAAAAGGCATGCTTTTTCAACTCATTCCAACGTGAATAAGAATGTGTTTATACTGTTCTGTTTGGTTCTGGTTTTTTCTTTTGTAGGAAGATGAGTTTGAATTGAATCACATGACATTTGGGAGGTGAATTGCTGAAATTATTCATAATGCTATACCTTGTATAACTGTGCTGGGGATGTTGCTGTGCTGAGATAATTTGAATGGGACTGAGGCTGTTTTGGACCCTCGAGTCAGCTTGAAGAGAAATGATGAAAGGAGAAACAGATTGGGGTTTTGGGGATGGCACTGTGTTGATCGTTTATGTACATAGATGAAGAGCATGATGGAGATGCCTAAAATGGTCACATCCTGTTGTCTGTGAAACATGGTCTAAACTCATGTTCAGAGCTCTCAATGTCTCAAAAATCCTTTTAACATATTTACCTACTTTGATTTTTAAGGAGTTGGAACTTTGTTGTTTTCCTTTGCGATGTGGTTGATACATCGTGTAAATGTAGTTTAGTAGTTTATTTTGGGTAGGTGGTTAAGAAGAAAAAATGCTTGGCGGAAGATTAGAAATTGGGGTGGATAAATCTGTTGATGAGTTTCTTTGGTTTTTCCAATTTAGTGAACTAGGCTTGTGAAAATTTGTATCACTCATCATTAGTGCTTCTAAACATTTCGTTTCTGAGTACTTTGTTGTTCATTTGATGATTCTGAAGCCTAAGAATTCATATTATAGGTCATAAAACGATACATTTTGAATGATATCCACTAAATCAACCTTGCCAATTGTATTTACGGAATAAAGCTGAATGTAAACCATTAATAGACTTGACGATTATAATATACATTACATTTTATGTCTTGGGATTATTCTTAGTGTGGATTACCCCCGTTACACACTATACAAGCGGCTTTCTTCGTTCTCGCTTGTAACATTACTGTCCTTGTAACTGGCTATGTACCTAGCATCACTAAGTAGGGGAGTTATGTCAAAGTCAGTTGCCACTCTCTTACGTGAAGAACCTGGGTGACAACACTGACGAAGAACTTGCAAAATCTCCCTTGTAGAAGGCCTAGATGAGGGTAATGAGCTTGTGCAAATGAGCCCTAGTTTGTAGGCAGTAGTCATATCTTCCACGTGGCATGTTTCTTTGATATCCTCATCTAAGGCATCAGCAAGACACTTCCCCTCACTGTATTGCCTCCATGCCCAGTCAACTAGGCTGCTTCCATCTTCTCCACATTTAGGCTCTCTTCCAGTCACAAGCTCTAGGAGCACAACCCCAAAACTATATACATCGACTTTCTCATTGATCTTGCTACAATAAGCATATTCTgcaatgcaattgaatcaacgtTAGATTACTCCACCAAAGTATCAGTTGACTTAAGTTTTCAATTGGCATTGTAAGATATAAATTCATTCATTTATTTCTAGCCAACAGAATCAGTGTTTGAGAAATAAGCATTTTATGACCAAGTTGTGACAGGTCTTGTTTACCTGGTGGAATGTAGCCAAAAGACCCTGCTAAAGCAGACATGGTGTGCAGCTCCCCTGGCTTTAACAGCATCGTGGCGAGTCCAAAATCTGCTATACTAGCCTTGAATTCGGAGTTTAGTAGTATATTGCTAGACTTAACATCGCGATGGATGATTGATGGTGAGCACTCATGGTGCATGTAACATAGGCCTTGTGCAGCTCCAATGGCAATCTTCAACCTCGTTGGCCAACTCAACACTGCATGAGTCCTGTTGGGTGTACTCAAACCAATTGGTGACTTTTTATTCTTTCCATGTAGCCATTTGTCAAGGCTATGATTTTCCATGTACTCGTATACAAGAAGCTTTGAGTTCTCACTTGAGTAGCAACACAAGAGTTTCACTACATTAGAATGCCTAATGTTGCCCAAGATTTCAACCTCAGCCATAAACTCTTTCTCCCGCTTGTGATCCACATCCCTGTCACTCCAAATCTGCTTCACAGCAACATACTCACCTGGGCGATTTGAAGCGATCCGGTAAACTTTTCCAAAGCCTCCACTTCCAATAAGGTTGCTGTCTGTCAAACTTGAAAAGAGATTAATTTCTGTGAGGTCAAGCCTCTGGAATGAAGTGAGCCTCCATGTTGAAAGCTTACGGCCACAACGCAGCTTTTTACCCCGTTGCTTTGTCAGCTTGCACAATGCCAAGAGGGCAGCGGCTAACAATACAATGAGGATGACCCCAAGAATCAAGGCAAAGATTTTTTTAGATGAATTGCTGGAGTGGGATGAGGTTTTAGTCAAGCAATTAGATAGATTGACTTTTGGATCATAAGCACACAGATTGGGATTGTTCAAGAAACTACTTTCATAGGCGAGGTTGTTAAGCTCATCTGGTATGTTCCCAGAAAGCTTATTATAGGACAAGTTGAGAAAAACAAACCTCAAGTCGCCTAACTGAGTTGGTATTTCACCAGACAACTCATTTTCAGACAAATCCAAGTAAACCAGACTAGGAAGAGTACTCATAGCTAGTGGGATTTGACCTGAAAGGTTGTTTCTTGATAGGGTTAAAGTGTTCAACGACTTCCATGAAATTATGTCGGATGGAAGCGTACCGGAAAGTTGATTCCCATCAAGCATGAGAGTTGTCATCTGAGAAATACCGGTCAATTCTCTTGGAATCTCACCGGAAAGCATGTTGTTTCCTGCCTTAAAAACCACAAGATTCACAACAGAAGAAACACCAAGCAATATTGGACCAGAAAACTTGTTGTCTCTGATCTCCAACCTTGTCATACTCCGGGACAATTCTCTTGGAATCTGACCGGAAAACGAGTTGTTGCTCAGCATCAAGCTCTCAAGGCTCCTCGAAGTCCACAAACTCAAAGGAACCTCCCCTGAGAACCTGTTATTGTGAAGCTGAACTGTGACAAGAGAACTACAATTCCCAAGCCATTGAGGCAAGTCACCACTCAGATCATTGGAGAAAGCCACCACACCCCTCAGAGCACCGCCGTCGCACAAATGCTCCGGCAGCCCTCCACTCAACTGATTGCTGTCAACCTCAAACCCCACCAGCCTCGAATGCCTGCCGAATTCCGGAGGCAGAGTTCCATTCAGTTTGTTCCCAAAAACACTAAAATTACTAAGCTTTGGTAATAATCCTAAACCATTTGGAATCTCACCACTCAACTGGTTATAATACAGCAGCAAAGCCGTCAAGTTGTTCAACTTTCCAAAATCTTTTGGTATAGAACCTGTCAAATTGTTCATGCTCAAATCAACTCCAGCCAGGTTCAAAGCTTGCACCGAATTTGGTATCTCACCAAACAACTTATTGTGGTACAGATACAAAAACGTCAAATTTCTTAAAGAAAACAAGCTAGTAGGAATTCTCCCTGTTAAGTTGTTCATTGACAAATCCAACTTTTCAAGATTCTCGAGTTTCGCGAAATTCTGGGGAATCTCTCCGGTCAAGTTGCACTGTCTCAGCCACATGAACTTCAGGTTCGTCAGGTTCCCAAAGTCGACCGGGATCGGCGCAGGGGCAAGACGGTAATTAAAGGCAAGACCAAGGATTTCCAGATTGGAGAGGTTTCCGATTTCTTTTGCTAACGTTCCGTTGAAGTTGTTCTGGAAGAGGTGGAGGGTTCTGAGTTCCGGAAGGTTTCCGATGGCCGGAGGAACGTCGCCAATGAAGCTGTTGCCGCCAAGGTTGAGGTACGTTAGGGTTCTGAGGCGGTCGACGTCGTCGGGAATTTTTCCGGCCAGGTAGTTCTGTGAGAGGTCGAG includes:
- the LOC107606280 gene encoding nuclear poly(A) polymerase 4 (The sequence of the model RefSeq protein was modified relative to this genomic sequence to represent the inferred CDS: added 147 bases not found in genome assembly), translating into MVVSDAPNGGGSSSPPLVVEQTNTLGITKPISLAGPTDADLHRNAELEKFLLDSGLYESNEEAATRREVLQRLDQTVKSWVKQLTRQRGYTDQMVEDANAVIFTFGSYRLGVHGPGADIDTLCVGPSYVNREEDFFIILHNILAEMEEVTELQPVPDAHVPVMKFKFQGISIDLLYASISLLVVPEDLDISHGSVLYDVDEPTVRSLNGCRVADQILKLVPNVEHFRTTLRCLKFWAKRRGVYSNVTGFLGGVNWALLVARICQLYPNAIPSMLVSRFFRVYTQWRWPNPVMLCTIEENELGFPVWDPRRNPRDRYHIMPIITPAYPCMNSSYNVSASTLRVMKEQFRYGNKICDEIELNKAQWSALFQPYFFFEAYKNYLQVDILAADNDDLLAWKGWVESRLRQLTLKIERDTNGMLQCHPYPHEYADTSRHCAHSAFFMGLQRKEGEKGQEGQQFDIRGTVDEFRQEINMYMYWKPGMEIFVSHVRRKQLPLFVFPDGYKRNRMSRHISHSAEKMGEDAAKSNLGSSERSVKRKNDHEMLDEKLGKPEKRASISPQRLVCVSPESCSSQMSIDGTKGVRLAKNAGTKCEIKSSNGLLENGISTEGAYMHISETGGVHPKNDSQNSRCSEVQNENGVNRNKAGEMDLDCLESAETASCKSLSNCKESAVDMDQRLDNTHNFQRTEYSDYVPTASSQALNCEEDEFELNHMTFGR
- the LOC107606279 gene encoding receptor-like protein kinase HSL1, which gives rise to MNATHKMSKIPLRIRKFSLHFFFLLTLTLSSDVISQTTEQTTLLTFKRQLGDPPSLQSWQPSPSSSPCGWQEVRCAGGTVTELLLANKDITVKNLPAPTICDGLRNLTKLDLSNNSISGEFPTLLYNCSNLNYLDLSQNYLAGKIPDDVDRLRTLTYLNLGGNSFIGDVPPAIGNLPELRTLHLFQNNFNGTLAKEIGNLSNLEILGLAFNYRLAPAPIPVDFGNLTNLKFMWLRQCNLTGEIPQNFAKLENLEKLDLSMNNLTGRIPTSLFSLRNLTFLYLYHNKLFGEIPNSVQALNLAGVDLSMNNLTGSIPKDFGKLNNLTALLLYYNQLSGEIPNGLGLLPKLSNFSVFGNKLNGTLPPEFGRHSRLVGFEVDSNQLSGGLPEHLCDGGALRGVVAFSNDLSGDLPQWLGNCSSLVTVQLHNNRFSGEVPLSLWTSRSLESLMLSNNSFSGQIPRELSRSMTRLEIRDNKFSGPILLGVSSVVNLVVFKAGNNMLSGEIPRELTGISQMTTLMLDGNQLSGTLPSDIISWKSLNTLTLSRNNLSGQIPLAMSTLPSLVYLDLSENELSGEIPTQLGDLRFVFLNLSYNKLSGNIPDELNNLAYESSFLNNPNLCAYDPKVNLSNCLTKTSSHSSNSSKKIFALILGVILIVLLAAALLALCKLTKQRGKKLRCGRKLSTWRLTSFQRLDLTEINLFSSLTDSNLIGSGGFGKVYRIASNRPGEYVAVKQIWSDRDVDHKREKEFMAEVEILGNIRHSNVVKLLCCYSSENSKLLVYEYMENHSLDKWLHGKNKKSPIGLSTPNRTHAVLSWPTRLKIAIGAAQGLCYMHHECSPSIIHRDVKSSNILLNSEFKASIADFGLATMLLKPGELHTMSALAGSFGYIPPEYAYCSKINEKVDVYSFGVVLLELVTGREPKCGEDGSSLVDWAWRQYSEGKCLADALDEDIKETCHVEDMTTAYKLGLICTSSLPSSRPSTREILQVLRQCCHPGSSRKRVATDFDITPLLSDARYIASYKDSNVTSENEESRLYSV